One stretch of Paenibacillus sp. FSL R5-0341 DNA includes these proteins:
- a CDS encoding heavy metal translocating P-type ATPase, whose amino-acid sequence MQSALGSGLLMLIAWGTAPYFGTLSIMLYIVAYAVGGWTKAKEGIETLVKDRDLDVNLLMIAASLGAAAIGYWNEGAMLIFIFALSGALESYATERSHKDISSLLALKPETALRIEDGQMNLVAIDDLQPGDLLLVKPGELIPADGVVYRGSSFINQSSITGESLPVDKVAGDEVYAGTVNGEGALYVEVTKSAEGSLFGKIIKMVEEAQAEVPDSQRFMERFEGIYARIVVGVTLLVIAGTPLLLGWTWNEAFYKAMVFLVVASPCALVSSIMPVMLSAMSSSARRGILFKGGAHMENMARTQVVAFDKTGTLTMGTPQVTDIITAEHVDRTQLLAAVAAIENISMHPLARAIVDQANKENITLQEAEHVQALTGWGIEGTINGVVWSIGKTDVMESMQSEEMKDSNVDDPDKQGVTPVKVSSEWDDVRSRLEGEGKTVSVVMADGELVGLIAMRVTVRPQAAAAVKKLEVMGVKVVMLTGDRARSASVIARETGVSMVYADLLPEDKVKQVQGLRKKYGPVLMVGDGVNDAPALAAATVGMGMGLSGSGTALEVADAVLMNDNIEEIAWVIGQARRAQRTVKQNMFFAITVIVALIAGNFLQDVALPLGVVGHEGSTILVILNGLRLLR is encoded by the coding sequence ATGCAATCAGCATTGGGTAGCGGGCTGTTGATGCTGATTGCCTGGGGAACTGCACCGTATTTTGGTACCTTATCCATCATGCTCTACATTGTGGCGTATGCCGTGGGCGGTTGGACCAAAGCGAAGGAAGGTATCGAGACACTGGTTAAGGACCGTGATCTGGATGTAAATCTGCTGATGATTGCCGCATCCCTTGGGGCAGCAGCCATCGGTTACTGGAATGAAGGCGCGATGCTTATCTTTATTTTTGCACTCAGTGGTGCGTTGGAAAGTTATGCGACAGAGCGCAGTCATAAGGATATCTCATCGTTGCTCGCACTTAAGCCGGAGACTGCACTGCGTATTGAAGATGGACAGATGAATCTCGTGGCTATTGATGATCTGCAGCCGGGTGATCTGCTGTTGGTCAAACCGGGAGAACTGATTCCTGCGGATGGCGTGGTGTACCGGGGGAGTTCTTTTATCAATCAGTCGTCCATTACTGGAGAATCCCTGCCTGTGGACAAAGTTGCGGGGGATGAAGTCTATGCAGGTACGGTAAACGGGGAGGGCGCCTTATACGTAGAGGTTACAAAATCGGCTGAAGGGTCACTGTTTGGCAAAATCATTAAAATGGTGGAAGAAGCGCAGGCAGAAGTGCCGGATTCCCAGCGTTTCATGGAGCGGTTTGAAGGAATTTACGCACGCATTGTTGTAGGGGTGACTTTACTTGTGATTGCAGGAACTCCACTACTGCTTGGCTGGACATGGAATGAGGCATTTTATAAAGCGATGGTATTTCTGGTGGTTGCTTCGCCTTGTGCATTGGTGTCTTCCATCATGCCTGTTATGCTGTCCGCGATGTCCAGCAGTGCCCGCCGTGGCATTCTCTTCAAGGGTGGTGCCCATATGGAGAATATGGCTCGCACGCAGGTCGTGGCTTTTGACAAAACAGGTACATTGACCATGGGCACCCCGCAAGTCACCGATATTATTACGGCTGAACATGTAGATCGTACCCAGCTGTTAGCTGCGGTAGCGGCGATTGAGAACATCTCCATGCACCCCTTGGCTCGTGCCATCGTAGATCAGGCGAACAAGGAGAACATTACACTTCAGGAAGCGGAGCACGTACAGGCTCTAACAGGCTGGGGTATCGAAGGAACTATAAATGGTGTGGTCTGGAGTATTGGCAAAACAGATGTAATGGAATCGATGCAGTCAGAGGAGATGAAAGACAGCAACGTTGATGATCCAGATAAACAGGGTGTTACCCCTGTGAAGGTGTCTTCTGAGTGGGACGATGTACGCTCTCGTCTTGAGGGGGAGGGGAAAACCGTATCCGTTGTTATGGCTGATGGTGAATTAGTCGGGCTGATCGCGATGCGGGTCACGGTACGGCCACAGGCAGCAGCTGCAGTGAAAAAGCTTGAAGTGATGGGTGTAAAAGTTGTCATGTTAACAGGAGACCGAGCCAGATCAGCTTCTGTAATTGCCCGTGAAACAGGAGTAAGTATGGTCTATGCAGATTTGCTGCCTGAAGATAAAGTGAAGCAGGTTCAAGGCCTCCGCAAAAAGTATGGTCCTGTGTTAATGGTAGGGGATGGAGTCAATGATGCACCAGCACTTGCTGCAGCTACTGTGGGTATGGGGATGGGATTGTCGGGTAGCGGAACTGCATTGGAGGTCGCTGATGCGGTACTGATGAACGACAATATTGAAGAGATCGCTTGGGTGATTGGGCAGGCCCGGCGAGCACAGCGCACGGTGAAGCAGAATATGTTTTTTGCCATCACCGTTATTGTGGCCTTAATTGCGGGTAACTTCCTCCAAGACGTTGCATTGCCTCTAGGTGTGGTAGGTCATGAAGGCAGTACAATTCTGGTTATTCTGAATGGGCTTAGGCTGCTGCGGTAA
- a CDS encoding homocysteine synthase — translation MSNERELSFETLAIHAGQEIDPTTNARAVPLYQTTSYGFKDTEHAANLFGLKEFGNIYTRLMNPTTDVFEQRIAALEGGAGALATASGQAAITFSLLNIAGAGDEIVSSASLYGGTYNLFSTTLPKLGLDVKFVDSSDPENFRAAITEKTKALYAETIGNPKGNVLDIEAVAAIAHEHGIPLIVDNTFPSPYLLRPIEHGADIVVHSATKFIGGHGTSIGGVIVDSGKFDWKASGKFPGLTEPDSSYNGVVYTEAVGPIAYIIKARVQLLRDLGATISPFNSWLLLQGLETLHLRVERHSSNALAVAEFLEKHEDVSWVSYAGLPSHGSYELAQKYLPRGQGAILTFGIKGGADAGRKLIESVKLFSHLANVGDSKSLIIHPASTTHAQLTEDEQTAAGVNPELIRLSVGTENIQDIIYDLEQAIKASQGASVGA, via the coding sequence ATGTCAAACGAACGTGAGCTTTCATTTGAAACATTGGCAATTCATGCAGGCCAGGAGATTGATCCAACCACCAACGCACGAGCTGTGCCCTTGTATCAGACAACTTCTTATGGATTCAAGGACACCGAGCATGCCGCTAATTTGTTTGGTTTGAAAGAGTTTGGCAACATCTATACCCGTCTGATGAATCCAACAACCGACGTGTTTGAGCAACGGATTGCGGCGTTGGAAGGCGGAGCCGGGGCGCTCGCTACAGCTTCCGGCCAGGCAGCCATTACGTTTTCACTTCTGAATATTGCCGGTGCAGGTGATGAGATCGTGTCTTCGGCGAGTTTGTATGGGGGTACGTACAATCTGTTCTCGACGACTTTGCCGAAATTGGGTCTGGACGTAAAATTTGTGGATTCCAGTGATCCTGAGAATTTCCGGGCAGCGATTACGGAGAAAACCAAAGCATTGTATGCCGAAACGATCGGTAATCCGAAGGGGAATGTATTGGATATTGAAGCGGTGGCAGCTATCGCCCATGAACATGGAATTCCTTTGATCGTAGATAATACGTTCCCGAGTCCGTACCTGCTTCGTCCCATCGAGCATGGAGCAGATATTGTCGTTCACTCTGCAACAAAATTTATTGGCGGTCATGGTACATCCATTGGTGGCGTTATCGTGGATAGCGGAAAATTTGACTGGAAAGCAAGTGGCAAGTTTCCTGGATTGACGGAGCCGGACTCCAGTTACAACGGTGTGGTATATACGGAAGCGGTTGGACCGATTGCTTATATTATCAAAGCTCGGGTACAACTCTTACGTGACTTGGGTGCAACGATCTCTCCATTTAACTCCTGGTTGCTGCTGCAAGGACTGGAGACATTGCACCTACGTGTGGAACGTCATAGTAGCAACGCTCTGGCTGTTGCCGAATTCCTTGAGAAACATGAGGATGTGTCGTGGGTAAGTTATGCTGGTCTGCCGAGCCATGGTTCTTACGAGCTTGCACAGAAGTATCTGCCAAGAGGGCAAGGTGCCATTCTGACCTTTGGAATCAAAGGTGGTGCGGACGCGGGTCGCAAATTGATTGAAAGTGTCAAACTCTTCTCTCACCTTGCAAACGTGGGCGACTCCAAGTCTCTAATCATTCACCCGGCAAGCACGACTCATGCGCAGTTGACTGAAGATGAACAGACCGCAGCAGGGGTTAATCCGGAATTGATTCGTCTGTCTGTGGGTACGGAGAACATTCAAGACATTATCTATGATCTGGAGCAAGCCATCAAAGCAAGTCAGGGAGCAAGTGTAGGCGCGTAA
- a CDS encoding sugar phosphate isomerase/epimerase, producing the protein MKLGILAHTFGKQPTAQLAQTIADNGFNSVQLALAKALSDVDSSNGKLSPGLANEIGDQFAQRGVKIAVLGCYINPIDPDPVTRRADIERFKEHLRYARDFGCSMVATETGGLDTYQGTHPDGYEEKAWSVLKETVEELAEEAEKWGVHAAIEPVSTHTLHTHEHMTRLFEEIPSSNLGMLFDPCNLIKQPHAADQGAFLREVMESLYQRMIVIHAKDVAFDAQGEKFNPVPGAGILDYPLFFELLKTYKPHIDISLEGVTAEEAVPAAKHLREVWSAVRV; encoded by the coding sequence ATGAAACTTGGTATTCTGGCACATACATTTGGCAAACAGCCTACAGCACAGCTTGCACAGACGATTGCGGATAATGGATTCAATTCCGTACAGCTGGCGCTTGCCAAAGCATTATCAGATGTGGACTCTTCGAATGGCAAGCTGAGTCCCGGGCTGGCGAACGAGATTGGAGATCAATTTGCACAGCGCGGGGTGAAGATTGCGGTACTCGGCTGTTATATTAATCCGATTGACCCTGATCCGGTAACAAGACGTGCGGACATTGAACGATTCAAGGAGCATCTGCGTTATGCCCGGGATTTTGGTTGCAGCATGGTGGCAACGGAGACCGGGGGCTTGGACACCTACCAGGGTACGCATCCGGATGGATATGAAGAGAAGGCATGGAGCGTGCTGAAAGAAACGGTTGAGGAACTGGCTGAGGAAGCAGAGAAGTGGGGCGTTCATGCGGCGATTGAGCCTGTATCCACCCATACCCTTCATACCCATGAACATATGACACGGTTATTTGAAGAGATTCCTTCATCCAATCTGGGGATGCTATTTGACCCGTGTAATCTGATCAAACAGCCACATGCAGCAGATCAAGGGGCTTTCTTGCGTGAGGTGATGGAATCACTGTATCAACGTATGATCGTGATTCATGCCAAGGACGTAGCCTTCGATGCACAGGGAGAGAAGTTCAATCCGGTACCTGGGGCAGGCATACTGGATTACCCGTTATTTTTTGAATTGCTGAAAACGTATAAGCCACATATCGATATTTCACTTGAAGGCGTAACTGCGGAGGAAGCTGTGCCTGCGGCCAAACATTTGCGTGAAGTATGGAGTGCAGTTCGGGTCTAA
- the kduD gene encoding 2-dehydro-3-deoxy-D-gluconate 5-dehydrogenase KduD has protein sequence MNPFDLSGQVALVTGTSGGLGQGMAIGLAEAGADVVLVSYSKPVETASAIEALGRKAYVIEADLSREDELSAVFEQALAFQGRIDILVNNAGIIRRTPAADHAGQDWHDVIGLNLNTVFFLSQLAGRHMIERGSGKIINIASMLSYQGGINVPGYTASKHGVAGLTKALANEWAGKGIQINGIAPGYMETDNTTQIRADENRYRDITARIPAGRWGTPEDLKGPVVFLASAASDYLNGHVLNVDGGWMAR, from the coding sequence ATGAACCCATTTGATTTAAGCGGACAAGTTGCACTGGTAACAGGTACCTCGGGAGGACTTGGACAAGGGATGGCCATCGGCTTGGCAGAAGCAGGTGCTGATGTGGTGCTGGTCTCTTATTCCAAGCCTGTGGAAACGGCAAGTGCCATTGAAGCACTCGGACGCAAAGCTTATGTGATTGAAGCGGATTTAAGTCGTGAAGATGAGTTGTCGGCTGTGTTCGAACAGGCGCTTGCGTTCCAAGGCAGAATTGACATTCTCGTCAACAATGCCGGAATCATTCGCCGCACACCTGCGGCTGATCATGCAGGGCAGGACTGGCATGATGTAATTGGTCTGAACCTGAACACTGTATTTTTCCTAAGCCAATTGGCTGGTAGACATATGATTGAACGCGGAAGCGGCAAAATCATTAATATTGCATCCATGTTGTCCTATCAAGGCGGGATTAATGTACCGGGCTATACAGCGAGTAAACATGGCGTTGCCGGTTTAACCAAAGCACTCGCTAATGAGTGGGCAGGTAAGGGGATTCAGATTAACGGGATCGCACCTGGTTATATGGAAACCGATAATACAACCCAGATTCGTGCAGATGAGAATCGTTACCGGGATATTACAGCCCGTATTCCTGCTGGACGTTGGGGTACTCCTGAAGATCTGAAAGGACCCGTTGTCTTCCTGGCATCTGCCGCTTCGGATTATCTGAATGGTCATGTGCTGAATGTCGATGGCGGCTGGATGGCACGATAA